A region of Thermobifida halotolerans DNA encodes the following proteins:
- a CDS encoding hemolysin family protein — MSGTAGTGIAFGLAVLFSFGAAFLVGAETALGRVLRLGAETSDRDGPAVRRLDRIVADPARHLNTALLLRVCCEVLAVLALAVGFFGLLGLNRLATVLTAGVMILVSYVLIGVVPRVLARRFPTPVALAGATVVHPVTPVLGPLAQLLVSAGQALVPSAGTDREGPFSTEEELRHLVDLAERGQVIDAEERQMIHSVFQLDDTTVREVMIPRTDIVFLDGDVSVEDALEKALSSGYSRIPVIGESLDDVIGVVYLKDIVARLHDVWATEGSGAPDPGRTVRDIMREPTYVPDSQPVDELLREMQQQRIHLAVVIDEYGGTAGIVTIEDIVEEIVGEITDEYDDEVPPIERLGDNRARVTARLPVGELAELFDVEIDAPDVDTVGGLLAYALGRVPQPGSRAEYAGLRLVSEDPARRRRKIATVLVERLPEPAESADANHT; from the coding sequence GTGAGCGGGACCGCCGGCACGGGGATCGCCTTCGGCCTGGCGGTCCTGTTCTCTTTCGGCGCGGCCTTCCTGGTGGGCGCCGAGACCGCGCTCGGCCGGGTGCTGCGGCTGGGCGCGGAGACATCCGACCGCGACGGTCCGGCCGTGCGCAGGCTGGATCGGATCGTCGCCGACCCCGCCCGCCACCTCAACACGGCGCTGCTGCTACGGGTCTGCTGCGAGGTGCTGGCCGTCCTCGCGCTGGCGGTCGGCTTCTTCGGCCTGCTCGGCCTGAACCGGCTCGCGACCGTCCTCACCGCAGGGGTGATGATCCTGGTCAGCTACGTGCTGATCGGGGTGGTGCCGCGTGTCCTGGCACGGCGGTTCCCCACCCCGGTGGCCCTGGCCGGCGCCACCGTCGTCCACCCGGTGACGCCGGTGCTGGGACCGCTGGCCCAGCTCCTGGTGTCCGCGGGGCAGGCCCTCGTCCCGAGTGCGGGGACCGACCGGGAGGGGCCCTTCTCCACCGAGGAGGAACTGCGCCACCTGGTGGACCTGGCCGAACGGGGACAGGTCATCGACGCCGAGGAACGGCAGATGATCCACTCGGTGTTCCAACTCGACGACACCACCGTGCGCGAGGTGATGATCCCCCGCACCGACATCGTCTTCCTCGACGGCGACGTCTCCGTCGAGGACGCCCTGGAGAAGGCGCTGAGCAGCGGCTACTCCCGCATTCCGGTGATCGGTGAGAGTCTCGACGACGTCATCGGCGTCGTCTACCTCAAGGACATCGTGGCGCGGCTGCACGACGTCTGGGCCACCGAGGGCTCCGGGGCGCCCGACCCGGGACGCACGGTCCGCGACATCATGCGCGAACCCACCTACGTGCCCGACTCCCAACCCGTCGACGAACTGCTGCGGGAGATGCAGCAGCAGCGCATTCACCTGGCGGTGGTGATCGACGAGTACGGCGGCACCGCCGGGATCGTCACGATCGAGGACATCGTCGAGGAGATCGTCGGGGAGATCACCGACGAGTACGATGACGAGGTCCCGCCGATCGAACGCCTGGGCGACAACCGTGCCCGGGTCACCGCGCGGCTGCCGGTGGGGGAACTCGCCGAGCTGTTCGACGTGGAGATCGACGCGCCCGACGTGGACACCGTCGGCGGTCTGCTCGCCTACGCGCTCGGCCGGGTCCCGCAACCCGGTTCCCGGGCCGAGTACGCGGGGCTGCGGCTGGTGTCGGAGGATCCCGCGCGCCGCCGCCGCAAGATCGCCACGGTCCTGGTGGAGCGGCTGCCCGAGCCCGCGGAGTCGGCGGACGCGAACCACACCTGA
- a CDS encoding CAP domain-containing protein codes for MSEDDQPSRGSRSHRRRRRTRSRARKVSRPRRRWRGPLLAALLSVPVGLGLAAVLVFGSVAWPGGDPIAYAPDSLLPDDASVPTPFFPSPEPGQSAAPPAPSLSPAGEATQQLGGVETRAEESDSGGGSSSGGGGGSGGGSGGSGGGSGGGSSSGGGGGSTGSMNTLSAQVFDLVNEERADAGCPPVHADERLTAAAQLHSEDMDRNNYISHTSLDGRSPADRADAQGYHAWSGENVAKGQRTAEQVMDDWMNSPGHRRNILNCGNRALGVGESNGAWTQMFGRE; via the coding sequence ATGTCTGAGGACGACCAGCCCTCGCGCGGCTCCCGGTCGCACCGTCGACGGCGCCGCACCCGGTCCCGGGCTCGGAAGGTGTCCCGTCCGCGACGCCGTTGGCGCGGCCCGCTGCTCGCCGCGCTGCTGTCCGTGCCGGTGGGGCTGGGGTTGGCTGCGGTGCTGGTGTTCGGTTCGGTCGCGTGGCCCGGCGGCGACCCGATCGCCTACGCGCCCGACTCGCTGCTTCCCGACGACGCCTCGGTGCCCACCCCGTTCTTTCCCAGCCCCGAGCCGGGGCAGAGTGCCGCACCGCCCGCTCCTTCGCTCTCCCCCGCCGGGGAGGCCACGCAGCAGCTCGGCGGTGTGGAGACCCGCGCCGAGGAGAGCGATTCCGGCGGCGGTTCGTCCTCGGGCGGCGGTGGCGGCTCCGGCGGAGGCAGCGGCGGCAGCGGAGGCGGTTCCGGAGGGGGGTCGTCCTCCGGCGGGGGCGGTGGGTCCACCGGTTCCATGAACACGCTGAGCGCGCAGGTCTTCGACCTGGTCAACGAGGAACGCGCGGACGCGGGCTGTCCGCCGGTCCACGCGGACGAGCGGCTGACCGCCGCCGCGCAACTGCACAGCGAGGACATGGACCGCAACAACTACATATCGCACACCAGCCTCGACGGCCGTTCCCCGGCCGACCGCGCCGACGCGCAGGGCTACCACGCCTGGTCCGGTGAGAACGTCGCCAAGGGGCAGCGGACCGCCGAACAGGTCATGGACGACTGGATGAACAGCCCGGGCCACCGCCGCAACATCCTCAACTGCGGCAACCGGGCGCTGGGCGTGGGCGAGTCCAACGGCGCCTGGACCCAGATGTTCGGCCGGGAGTGA
- the ybeY gene encoding rRNA maturation RNase YbeY: MSIDVANESGVPADEERLSRLAQYVLDAMRVHPLAELSVLLVDEEPMTDLHVRWMNEPGPTDVLSFPMDELRPGAPGRTSEPGVLGDVIICPQVAARQAEKAGHSTQDEIDLLCTHGILHLLGYDHAEPEEHKEMFGIQDELLAGWRRSLEEAR; the protein is encoded by the coding sequence ATGAGTATCGACGTCGCGAACGAATCCGGCGTCCCCGCCGACGAGGAGCGGCTGTCCCGCCTGGCGCAGTACGTTCTGGACGCCATGCGGGTCCACCCGTTGGCGGAGCTGTCGGTGCTCCTCGTGGACGAGGAACCGATGACGGACCTGCACGTGCGGTGGATGAACGAGCCGGGACCGACCGACGTGCTGTCCTTTCCCATGGACGAGCTACGCCCGGGGGCGCCCGGCCGCACCTCGGAACCGGGAGTCCTGGGTGACGTGATCATCTGCCCGCAGGTCGCCGCCCGCCAGGCGGAGAAGGCCGGGCACAGCACCCAGGACGAGATCGACCTGCTGTGCACCCACGGCATCCTGCACCTCCTGGGCTACGACCACGCCGAGCCCGAGGAGCACAAGGAGATGTTCGGCATCCAGGACGAGCTTCTGGCGGGCTGGCGCCGAAGTCTGGAAGAAGCGCGGTGA
- a CDS encoding IclR family transcriptional regulator encodes MNGAAVTAGKRERSGGVQSLDRAFTLLEIMAEAGGEISLSQLAHSSGLPLPTIHRIIRSLVGNGYVRQLPSRRYALGPRLIGLGESASRMLGAWARPHLAHLVDELGETANLAMLDGDQVVYVAQVPSPHAMRMFTEVGRRVLPHSAGVGKALLAQLPEAEALAVVRRTGMPPATDRTITAPEEFAAELARVRKRGYAVDDGEQEVGVRCLAVPVLGGPAMMAMSISGPESRMTWDFVAKAAPVVRQAAHDLADDLNQQSSG; translated from the coding sequence ATGAACGGCGCCGCCGTCACCGCGGGCAAACGGGAACGCTCCGGCGGAGTGCAGTCGCTCGACCGCGCGTTCACCCTCCTGGAGATCATGGCCGAGGCGGGCGGGGAGATCTCGCTCAGCCAGCTCGCGCACTCGTCGGGGCTGCCGCTGCCCACGATCCACCGCATCATCCGCTCCCTGGTCGGCAACGGCTACGTCCGGCAACTGCCGTCGCGCCGCTACGCCCTGGGGCCGCGGCTGATCGGTCTGGGCGAGAGCGCCTCGCGCATGCTGGGCGCCTGGGCGCGTCCGCATCTGGCGCACCTGGTGGACGAACTCGGCGAGACCGCGAACCTGGCCATGCTCGACGGCGACCAGGTCGTCTACGTGGCGCAGGTGCCCTCACCCCACGCGATGCGCATGTTCACCGAGGTCGGCCGCCGGGTGCTCCCGCATTCGGCGGGCGTGGGCAAGGCGCTGCTGGCGCAGCTTCCCGAGGCCGAGGCGCTGGCCGTGGTACGCCGCACCGGGATGCCTCCGGCCACCGACCGCACCATCACCGCCCCGGAGGAGTTCGCCGCCGAACTGGCCCGCGTCCGCAAACGCGGATACGCCGTCGACGACGGGGAGCAGGAGGTCGGCGTGCGCTGCCTGGCCGTTCCGGTCCTGGGTGGCCCGGCGATGATGGCCATGTCCATCTCCGGCCCCGAGTCCCGGATGACCTGGGACTTCGTGGCCAAGGCCGCCCCCGTGGTCCGCCAGGCGGCCCACGACCTGGCCGACGACCTCAACCAGCAGTCCTCCGGCTGA
- the recO gene encoding DNA repair protein RecO: protein MSLYRDEGIVLRTQKLGEADRIVTLLTRRTGLVRAVGKGVRRTKSRFGARLEPFSHVDLQLYTGRTLDVVTQADTLHAYGGALVADYPRYTAGTAMLETAEKIVSVEKDPALRQFLLLWGGLRSLAEGEHDPRLVLDAYLLRSLAVAGYAPALEECARCGSQGPNREFAVHAGGMVCSLCRPAGSVKPAPAAVALMTALLRGDWESADASAERDRTECSGLVAAYLQWHLENGIRSLRLVERA from the coding sequence GTGAGCCTCTACCGCGACGAAGGCATCGTCCTTCGCACCCAGAAACTGGGAGAGGCCGACCGCATCGTGACCCTGCTGACCCGACGCACCGGGCTGGTCCGCGCGGTCGGCAAAGGCGTCCGACGCACCAAGTCCCGATTCGGCGCGCGGCTGGAACCGTTCAGCCACGTCGACCTGCAGCTCTACACCGGTCGGACGTTGGACGTGGTCACCCAGGCCGACACCCTGCACGCCTACGGCGGCGCCCTGGTCGCCGACTATCCGCGCTACACGGCCGGAACGGCGATGCTGGAGACCGCGGAGAAGATCGTGAGCGTGGAGAAGGATCCGGCGCTGCGGCAGTTCCTGCTGCTGTGGGGCGGGCTGCGCTCCCTCGCCGAGGGCGAGCACGATCCCCGCCTGGTCCTCGACGCCTACCTGCTGCGCTCTCTCGCCGTCGCCGGGTACGCCCCGGCCCTGGAAGAATGTGCCCGTTGCGGTTCGCAGGGCCCGAACCGCGAGTTCGCGGTGCACGCCGGAGGTATGGTGTGCTCGCTGTGCCGTCCCGCGGGCTCGGTCAAGCCCGCTCCCGCGGCGGTGGCGCTGATGACCGCGCTGCTGCGCGGCGACTGGGAGAGCGCCGACGCCAGCGCCGAGCGTGACCGCACCGAGTGCAGCGGCCTGGTGGCCGCCTACCTCCAGTGGCACCTGGAGAACGGAATCCGATCTTTGCGCCTTGTGGAGCGTGCGTGA
- a CDS encoding cytidine deaminase, with product MSDTIHDVHNPEDVKLITLARSSRARNGAAEGAAVRDETGRTYVATTVALPSLDLSALQAAVAAAVSSGAARLEAAVVVSEASALADADRAAAGDLKAAVVVLAAPDGTPVRVERA from the coding sequence GTGAGCGACACCATCCACGACGTCCACAATCCCGAGGACGTCAAGCTGATCACCCTGGCCCGGTCCTCGCGCGCCCGCAACGGCGCGGCCGAGGGCGCGGCGGTGCGCGACGAGACGGGCCGCACCTACGTGGCCACGACCGTCGCCCTGCCGTCGCTGGACCTGAGCGCCCTGCAGGCCGCCGTGGCCGCCGCGGTCTCCAGCGGCGCGGCACGTCTGGAGGCGGCCGTGGTGGTGAGCGAGGCCTCCGCGCTGGCCGACGCCGACCGCGCGGCGGCGGGCGACCTGAAGGCCGCGGTGGTCGTGCTGGCCGCGCCCGACGGCACGCCCGTCCGCGTCGAACGGGCCTGA
- a CDS encoding histidine triad nucleotide-binding protein, which translates to MGTGRAPRVLRGREESVTDSRSDCLFCKIVTGEVPAEVVREGERTVAFRDINPQAPTHVLIIPREHYRDVVSAGAAEVGILDEIAREAGEIARAEGVAESGYRLVFNTGPAAGQTVFHLHGHLLGGRGLEWPPG; encoded by the coding sequence ATGGGGACCGGAAGAGCACCCCGCGTTCTTCGAGGAAGGGAGGAGTCGGTGACCGACAGCCGGTCCGACTGCCTGTTCTGCAAGATCGTCACCGGAGAGGTGCCCGCCGAGGTCGTCCGTGAGGGCGAGCGCACGGTCGCCTTCCGCGACATCAACCCGCAGGCACCCACGCACGTGCTGATCATCCCGCGCGAGCACTACCGCGACGTGGTCAGCGCCGGAGCCGCCGAGGTCGGCATTCTCGACGAGATCGCCCGGGAGGCCGGTGAGATCGCGCGGGCCGAGGGCGTCGCGGAGAGCGGATACCGCCTGGTCTTCAACACCGGCCCCGCGGCCGGGCAGACGGTCTTCCACCTGCACGGCCACCTGCTGGGCGGACGCGGCCTGGAATGGCCTCCGGGGTGA
- a CDS encoding TetR/AcrR family transcriptional regulator, producing the protein MSSTQAPRRITMTPGARRVLRAAERLFYERGIHAVGVDLIAAEAGVTKKTLYDRFGSKEQVVVEYLADRDERWRAFLDRRLDLAGPDARRRVLAVFDASREWSGENSARGCSMVNAHAEISDPSHPAGAIIAGQKEWMLALFTGLCEEIDPDGAAALGRTLMLLHEGSLVAHGLRIFPDPIAHARDRARTLLEDAGRGGGRPPDVRR; encoded by the coding sequence ATGAGCAGTACGCAGGCACCTCGCCGCATCACGATGACCCCGGGCGCGCGCCGTGTCCTCCGGGCGGCCGAGCGGCTGTTCTACGAGCGCGGCATCCACGCCGTCGGGGTGGACCTCATCGCCGCCGAGGCGGGAGTCACGAAGAAGACCCTCTACGACAGGTTCGGCTCCAAGGAGCAGGTCGTCGTGGAGTACCTCGCGGACCGCGACGAGCGCTGGCGCGCATTCCTCGACCGCCGCCTCGACCTGGCCGGACCGGACGCGCGGCGGCGGGTCCTCGCCGTCTTCGACGCCTCCCGGGAGTGGTCCGGGGAGAACAGCGCCAGAGGATGCAGCATGGTCAACGCCCACGCGGAGATCAGCGACCCGTCCCACCCGGCGGGCGCGATCATCGCCGGCCAGAAGGAGTGGATGCTCGCCCTGTTCACCGGCCTGTGCGAGGAGATCGACCCGGACGGGGCGGCTGCGCTGGGCCGGACACTCATGCTGCTGCACGAGGGGTCGCTCGTCGCCCACGGCCTGCGGATCTTCCCCGACCCGATCGCCCACGCCCGCGATCGGGCGCGGACCCTCCTGGAGGACGCCGGGCGAGGGGGCGGCCGACCGCCGGACGTGCGGAGGTGA
- a CDS encoding PhoH family protein: MVESTYAHTQVKVVVPEEQMMVHLLGSGDELLRVVENSFDSDIHVRGNEITISGRPEDNALVVRLIEELLRFVENGTQITPDAIERVLGMLHAPGGERPADVLTMNILSARGRTIRPKTLNQKRYVDAIDRHTVVFGIGPAGTGKTYLAMAKAVKALQAKEVNRIILTRPAVEAGERLGFLPGTLYEKIDPYLRPLYDALHDMLDPDSIPKLMAAGTIEVAPLAYMRGRTLNDAFIILDEAQNTSPEQMKMFLTRLGFGSKIVVTGDVTQVDLPTGQSSGLSVVETILDGIDDISFCRLTSNDVVRHKLVGKIVDAYGKHEARQRQRQDNGSPGRRQVRSNGSDSGAR, encoded by the coding sequence ATGGTCGAATCAACGTACGCACACACCCAGGTCAAGGTCGTCGTCCCCGAAGAGCAGATGATGGTCCATCTGCTGGGTTCCGGAGACGAACTGCTCCGAGTGGTCGAGAACTCCTTCGACAGCGACATCCACGTCCGGGGCAACGAGATCACCATCAGTGGCCGCCCCGAGGACAACGCCTTGGTGGTCCGGCTCATCGAGGAACTTCTGCGGTTCGTGGAGAACGGGACCCAGATCACCCCCGACGCGATCGAACGGGTGCTGGGCATGCTCCACGCTCCCGGTGGAGAGCGCCCCGCCGACGTGCTGACGATGAACATCCTGTCGGCCCGCGGACGCACCATCCGGCCCAAGACGCTGAACCAGAAGCGCTACGTCGACGCGATCGACAGGCACACCGTCGTCTTCGGGATCGGTCCGGCGGGCACCGGGAAGACCTACCTGGCCATGGCCAAGGCCGTCAAGGCGCTCCAGGCCAAGGAGGTCAATCGGATCATCCTCACCCGTCCCGCGGTCGAGGCGGGGGAGCGGCTGGGCTTCCTGCCCGGCACCCTCTACGAGAAGATCGACCCCTACCTGCGGCCGCTCTACGACGCGCTGCACGACATGCTCGACCCCGACTCCATCCCCAAGCTGATGGCGGCGGGGACGATCGAGGTCGCGCCGCTGGCCTACATGCGGGGCCGCACCCTCAACGACGCCTTCATCATCCTGGACGAGGCGCAGAACACCTCGCCGGAGCAGATGAAGATGTTCCTCACCCGGCTGGGCTTCGGCTCCAAGATCGTGGTCACCGGCGACGTCACCCAGGTCGACCTGCCCACCGGCCAGTCGAGCGGACTGAGCGTCGTCGAGACCATCCTGGACGGTATCGACGACATCAGCTTCTGCCGCCTCACCAGCAACGATGTGGTCCGGCACAAGCTGGTCGGAAAGATCGTGGACGCCTACGGCAAGCACGAGGCCAGACAACGGCAGAGGCAGGACAACGGTTCTCCGGGGCGCAGGCAGGTCCGTTCCAACGGATCGGACAGCGGCGCCAGGTGA
- the leuA gene encoding 2-isopropylmalate synthase, whose protein sequence is MIPQQQPSGMPFQRYQPFRPVDLPDRTWPSKTITRAPRWLSTDLRDGNQALIEPMDADRKSEIFDLLVRMGYKEIEVGFPAASQTDYDFVRYLVEEDRIPDDVQISVLTQAREELIERTVQSLVGARRATVHLYNATAPEFRRVVFGVDREECKAIAVEGTRHVMKFAEQYLGDTEYFGYEYSPEIFVDTELDFALEVCEAVMDVYQPGPGREIILNLPATVERATPNVYADQIEWMSRNLSRREYVCLSVHPHNDRGTGVASAELAVMAGADRVEGCLFGHGERTGNVCLVTLGMNLFSQGVDPMVDFSDIDEIRRIVEHCTQLPVAPRHPYGGDLVYTAFSGSHQDAIKKGFHALEADAQAAGVPVDEYRWSVPYLPIDPKDVGRNYEAVIRVNSQSGKGGVSYVLQRDHSIDLPRRLQIEFSRVVQEFTDAEGGEFSGERIWEIFAETYLSEGVTGVMAHRSQSTDDGTYRISADVRLRGEIREITGTGNGPISAFVDALAGVGIKVRVLDYSEHAMSEGGDARAAAYVEAEVDGRVLWGVGINSNITTASLKAVCSAVNRAQS, encoded by the coding sequence ATGATTCCGCAGCAACAGCCCAGTGGCATGCCCTTCCAGCGTTATCAGCCGTTCAGACCGGTTGACCTGCCGGACAGAACCTGGCCCTCCAAGACCATCACCAGGGCCCCCCGGTGGCTCTCCACCGACCTGCGCGACGGCAACCAGGCGCTGATCGAGCCGATGGACGCCGACCGCAAGAGCGAGATCTTCGACCTGCTGGTCCGCATGGGCTACAAGGAGATCGAGGTCGGCTTCCCCGCGGCCAGCCAGACCGACTACGACTTCGTGCGCTACCTCGTCGAAGAGGACCGCATCCCCGACGACGTGCAGATCTCCGTGCTGACCCAGGCGCGCGAGGAGCTGATCGAACGCACCGTGCAGAGCCTGGTCGGCGCCAGGCGGGCCACCGTGCACCTGTACAACGCCACCGCGCCGGAGTTCCGCCGGGTGGTGTTCGGCGTGGACCGCGAGGAGTGCAAGGCCATCGCGGTCGAGGGCACCCGGCACGTCATGAAGTTCGCCGAGCAGTACCTCGGCGACACCGAGTACTTCGGCTACGAGTACTCGCCGGAGATCTTCGTCGACACCGAGCTGGACTTCGCACTGGAGGTGTGCGAAGCCGTCATGGACGTCTACCAGCCCGGCCCCGGCCGCGAGATCATCCTGAACCTGCCCGCCACGGTCGAGCGCGCCACCCCCAACGTCTACGCCGACCAGATCGAGTGGATGAGCCGCAACCTGTCGCGCCGCGAGTACGTGTGCCTGTCGGTGCACCCGCACAACGACCGCGGCACCGGCGTGGCCTCGGCGGAGCTGGCCGTGATGGCGGGCGCCGACCGTGTCGAGGGCTGCCTGTTCGGGCACGGCGAGCGCACCGGCAACGTGTGCCTGGTGACGCTGGGCATGAACCTGTTCAGCCAGGGCGTGGATCCGATGGTCGACTTCTCCGACATCGACGAGATCCGCCGCATCGTCGAACACTGCACCCAGCTGCCGGTCGCCCCCCGCCACCCCTACGGCGGCGACCTGGTGTACACGGCGTTCTCCGGCTCCCACCAGGACGCCATCAAGAAGGGCTTCCACGCCCTGGAGGCCGACGCCCAGGCGGCGGGCGTCCCCGTGGACGAGTACCGGTGGAGCGTGCCGTACCTGCCGATCGACCCCAAGGACGTCGGTCGCAACTACGAGGCCGTCATCCGGGTCAACAGCCAGTCCGGCAAGGGCGGCGTCTCCTACGTCCTGCAGCGCGACCACTCCATCGACCTGCCGCGTCGGCTGCAGATCGAGTTCTCCAGGGTCGTCCAGGAGTTCACCGACGCCGAGGGCGGCGAGTTCAGCGGCGAACGCATCTGGGAGATCTTCGCCGAAACCTACCTGTCCGAGGGAGTGACCGGCGTCATGGCGCACCGCTCCCAGAGCACCGACGACGGCACCTACCGCATCAGCGCCGACGTGCGGCTGCGCGGCGAGATCCGGGAGATCACCGGAACCGGCAACGGTCCGATCTCCGCCTTCGTGGACGCGCTGGCCGGTGTGGGCATCAAGGTCCGCGTCCTCGACTACAGCGAGCACGCCATGAGTGAGGGCGGCGACGCGCGCGCCGCCGCCTACGTCGAGGCCGAGGTCGACGGCCGGGTCCTGTGGGGCGTCGGCATCAACAGCAACATCACCACCGCCTCGCTGAAGGCGGTGTGCAGCGCGGTCAACCGCGCACAGAGCTGA
- the era gene encoding GTPase Era produces MDDRDSTTPLPPLPMPTYREGYRSGFACFVGRPNVGKSTLMNALVGQKVAITSNQPQTTRRTVRGIVHRDDAQLIIVDTPGLHKPRTLLGERLDSLVRSTLVEVDVIGFCVPANEPIGRGDTYIARELAQQRETPVVAIVTKTDTVDRKQVAEQLLAVSQLGEWADIVPVSAAGGFQLGELTDVLCGHLPEGPPLYPDGDLTDEPDEMLVAELIREASLEGVRDELPHSIAVVVEEMGPREGARPGRELIDIHASLYVERPSQKAIVIGAKGSRLREVGTRARRQIEALLGSRVYLDLRVKVAKDWQRDPKQLRRLGFDQQT; encoded by the coding sequence ATGGACGACCGCGACAGCACCACGCCGCTTCCGCCACTGCCGATGCCCACCTATCGGGAGGGCTACCGCAGCGGTTTCGCCTGCTTCGTCGGCAGGCCCAACGTGGGCAAGTCGACGCTGATGAACGCCCTCGTCGGCCAGAAGGTGGCGATCACCAGCAACCAGCCGCAGACCACGCGACGCACGGTGCGCGGAATCGTGCACCGCGACGACGCGCAGCTCATCATCGTGGACACCCCCGGCCTGCACAAGCCGCGCACGCTGCTGGGGGAGCGGCTGGACAGCCTGGTGCGCTCCACCCTGGTCGAGGTCGACGTGATCGGGTTCTGCGTTCCCGCCAACGAGCCGATCGGGCGCGGCGACACCTACATCGCCCGGGAGCTCGCCCAGCAGCGGGAGACCCCGGTCGTGGCGATCGTCACCAAGACCGACACGGTCGACCGCAAGCAGGTCGCCGAACAGTTGCTGGCGGTGTCCCAGCTCGGGGAGTGGGCCGACATCGTCCCGGTCTCGGCCGCCGGCGGCTTCCAACTGGGCGAGCTGACCGACGTGCTCTGCGGCCACCTGCCGGAGGGGCCGCCGCTCTACCCGGACGGCGACCTCACCGACGAGCCCGACGAGATGCTGGTGGCGGAGCTGATCCGGGAGGCGTCCCTGGAGGGGGTGCGCGACGAGCTGCCGCACTCCATCGCGGTGGTGGTGGAGGAGATGGGACCGCGTGAGGGCGCCCGCCCGGGGCGGGAGCTCATCGACATCCACGCCTCCCTCTACGTGGAGCGGCCCAGCCAGAAGGCGATCGTCATCGGCGCGAAGGGCTCCCGGCTGCGCGAGGTCGGCACCCGGGCGCGCAGGCAGATCGAGGCGCTGCTGGGCAGCCGCGTCTATCTGGACCTGCGGGTGAAGGTCGCCAAGGACTGGCAGCGCGACCCCAAGCAACTGCGCCGCCTCGGTTTCGACCAGCAGACCTGA
- a CDS encoding DMT family transporter, producing MNLALSAAFVLCWSAGFIGAKLGAGSAPAVTVLMWRFVPLALALAALAAVLDRGAWRSLTARDAARQAVTGLLSQSGYLVAVYHAIHLGVSSGTTALIDGIQPLVAGALAGPLLGQYVSPRQWLGLCLGLLGTVAVTSADALAASGVVWWAYLVPFLGMLSLVAATFLESRSPTRATPAVSLTIHCSTSAVVFTALAVGTGAATPPADASFWVAIAWLVALPTFGGYGLYWVILRRSGVTRVNTLMFLMAPVTALWGALAFGEPFGPLTLLGLATGLAAVLVVHRDGSRPPKRRTGTGPRPGRPRPDAAA from the coding sequence ATGAATCTCGCGCTCTCGGCGGCGTTCGTCCTCTGCTGGAGCGCCGGGTTCATCGGAGCCAAGCTGGGCGCGGGAAGCGCGCCTGCGGTCACCGTCCTGATGTGGCGCTTCGTACCGCTGGCCCTCGCCCTGGCCGCCCTCGCCGCGGTCCTCGACAGAGGGGCGTGGCGCAGCCTCACCGCACGGGACGCGGCCAGGCAGGCGGTGACGGGCCTGCTGTCGCAGAGCGGCTACCTGGTCGCCGTCTACCACGCCATCCATCTCGGGGTCTCCAGCGGGACCACCGCCCTCATCGACGGCATCCAACCGCTGGTCGCCGGGGCACTGGCCGGGCCCCTCCTCGGCCAGTACGTCTCGCCCCGGCAGTGGCTCGGCCTGTGCCTCGGGCTGCTCGGAACCGTCGCCGTCACCTCCGCCGACGCCCTGGCCGCCTCCGGGGTGGTCTGGTGGGCCTACCTGGTCCCGTTCCTCGGGATGCTGTCGCTGGTCGCGGCGACCTTCCTGGAGAGCCGGTCCCCGACCCGGGCGACTCCCGCGGTGTCGCTGACCATCCACTGCTCCACCAGCGCCGTCGTCTTCACCGCGCTGGCCGTGGGCACCGGAGCCGCGACGCCCCCGGCCGACGCCTCCTTCTGGGTCGCCATCGCCTGGCTCGTCGCCCTGCCCACCTTCGGCGGCTACGGACTGTACTGGGTGATCCTGCGGCGTTCGGGAGTCACCAGGGTCAACACGCTCATGTTCCTCATGGCCCCCGTCACCGCGCTGTGGGGCGCCCTCGCCTTCGGCGAGCCCTTCGGCCCGCTGACCCTCCTGGGCCTGGCCACCGGACTCGCCGCGGTCCTCGTCGTCCATCGGGACGGATCCCGGCCCCCGAAGAGGAGAACGGGGACCGGACCCCGTCCCGGACGCCCCCGCCCGGACGCGGCCGCCTGA